The following nucleotide sequence is from Podospora bellae-mahoneyi strain CBS 112042 chromosome 1 map unlocalized CBS112042p_1, whole genome shotgun sequence.
TTGACTGGGCCACTGTGGCTCATGGCATACGAGGGACAGTTCGACAAGTGATGGGCATAGAGATGCGCCTGCTGGGCTACGCTTCTCCATTTCGAGTTGAGCAGAGCCAGCGACGCGAATCCATTCGGGTCAGTCTCCTGCAGAATTCTAGCACGGTCATGTTAGATGCTACAAACACACGCAAAGGCGGACTGGGCATAGGGGGCGATTTCACGAAGTAGAAAAAGACTAAACACACTGTTGGATAATCTCGTCGGGTAGGCGTTCAAAGGCGGACGgttcgtcatcctcgtcgtcgatgatggcgtCGGTAATAatgatgggcttcttctctATCGAAAGCCGGCGGCCATCGCCCGTGTCCCCCGAGTCGTCGATCTCCATGGTGAGGCAAGGCTGATGGTGGGTAGGAATTCAACAGCCGATTGTTAGGGAAAAGTGATCATGGTCTGTCGATGTGGCTCGCCATCAGGTTGTTTCTGAtgattgttttttttttttttttttagtttcCTGGGCTGCTTGTCTCTCTGGCCTAGACTATTCTTGTCGTCGTACAGAGCGGCAGGAGAAAGGGGAGCGAGCGAGTCTGGCGCTTGCTTGTCTTCTCGGCGGTAGGTCTCCCGTATGTAAAGGGAATATGGGTAAGAAGGTTGCGCGGCCCAGCACCGAATTGGTGCAAACAGAGGGGAGGGCTAAGGGTATTTTTTTGGGGCGGAGTGTTGGCAGCATCAGCGAGCAGCAGGCACGGCAAAGTGCAAGCTGCTTGTACAGAGTAGAGAATCGGCGGGAGCACTTTGCAGTTGGCCTGCATGAGGTACGCCAAGGCTTTGTAAGCCACCCTGGACGCCAATGCTTCGCTTGCTTGCTGATGGGATTCTAGCGTTCTGTCTAGGGAATCTCTACTCCGTAGATCACTTTGATAGATTGATGACAGAGTGAAGCATAAAAAGATCGGAtggttgctgatgatgattgtCTGAACACTCTCTGTACACCGCTCGGTTGGTCCCCCGGAGGCATGGAGAGGCATGGCAGGAGGCATATATCTTCCAAGGGAACAAGTGAGTGCGACATGCGACGGCTGGAACGGCCCCTCCACATTCTCTCCCGAAAATGGTATTCGGGGTCCGTCTTTCTGCTTCGAGAATAAAGCCAAGTGGCGGGCGGCTCAGGGCAAGGAACCGCCGTCTTTCAAGCTTCTTTGCAGACTGGACAGTGTCTTCAAAGAAGAATATCACCAATCTCGCAATCTGACCCCGAAGCTGGGTCCAGATGTCACCGATGGACTGGGCCCCTCTTGTCAAAAATAGCACCAGCACAAGGGATAGCGCTGTGGCTGGCCCCATGTAAAGGAGGGGCACAGTCAGCAAACAATTTCCATGCTCCAACAGCAGAAAGGGGCGAATGCGAACATGTGTTTGAGAAGGCCAAAGAGGGTCGCGTATCGCTCTGGATTCAGAGATATGTTGGCGATGATTCTCTGCCTCCCGCCTCTCTGCCCCTCCCAGTGCCCTCCCAgcgcttggtgttgaggtagtccgaggagaaggagccgAATGCTACCGTGATTGCGGAGACCTACCGCTTACGAGGTACCTTACCCAGCAACAAAGACCCATTCTATAATTCCCTAATTCCCGTTTAAACTGCTGCCTGCTTGAGAGAGTCCACTGCTAGTCCGCTTCTTGTCAGCTGAGAGTTCGGTCAATCCAGAACATGTCGATCTTGAATATCTAAAGAGTTAATATTGCTGTAGGATGTGACCGATAAGGAAGGTGCTTCAGGCTGCAGGACAGACATTGTCTGATTTGCTGTGAAAGAGcaagatggagggggagaaaggCTGTGTCTGTCGTTGTGTGAAGTTGGCTGAGATAAGCCACTCGCACGCTGTGTCTTGGGCTGAAACCACGCTACGGGAACTCGGACCATTTGCCAAGAGATCCGCTGCCAAGCTGATGATCTGCAACTTGTCAGCGGGCCTGGGCGAGGATCGGACTTTATCTGATTTTGGCCTGAGGAACAGGGCGAGCATGACCAACAATCAATTAATCGACATCACGTGCTATCGCGGCGCGTCGCATATTGACGCGCTTCTTAGTTCATTCTGCCGGGCAGGGGACCCTTTTTCGCACCTCTGCGTTTGTTTCTTGGGCAACTGAATCTATTCACATCGAGTGAACGGATCAATTGTACCAGAAACTCGACGAAACACAGCTCATTATGCCCCGCCAATCAGCCAGACAAGCTGCCCAAGCCAAGCTAACCGCAGAAGCCATTGGCAGGGTCGAAGAGAAAGTCGTCGCAACCAAAGTCTCAAAGGCAAAGTCGGCCGCCTCCGTTGTCGAGTCCAAGGTGGAAGTAAACAAAAGAGCCACAACCAAGCGCAAAGTCGACTACAACGAAGACAAAGAAGATGAGAGCGTCAAGTCTGATGTCAATGACATCAATGACAtcaaggaagaagaagacgacgaaccctccaccaagccagcccccaagaagcgcaaaacaaccaccacctcctccaaaaagaCAGACGACAGCATGcccctcgccgcccgcacccccctcaacaccctcaaacTAGCCATGAAGATTGGCGCCCACGtctccgccgccgggggGGTTCAaaactccatcaccaacgccTCCAGCATCGGCGCCAACGccttcgccatcttcctcaaacCTCACCGAACCTGGAAatacccccccttctccccagaaaccccctccctcttctcctccctcctaaAAACAAGCACCTACACCCccgacatcatcctcccccacgcCAGttacctcatcaacctcgcccaaCCCGACAAGGAAAAATCCACCCAAGCctactcctccttcctcgacgacctgAAGCGATGCGACGCCCTGGGCATAACCCTCTACAACTTCCACCCGGGATCAACCGGCGGCCTCCCCATGTCTGAAGCCTGCGCCCGGATAGCCTCCCACCTCAACACCGCCCACAAAGCCACCAAATCCGTCATCACCGTCCTAGAGAACATGTGCGGAAGCGGTAACATCATcggctcctccttctccgacCTCGCCACAATTATATCCCTCGTCGAAGACAAGTCCCGCGTCGGCGTCTGCCTCGATACATGCCACGCCTTTGCCGCCGGCTACGACATCCGCTCGCCGGAAGCCTACGCCAAAACAATGAGGGAATTCGACGAGGTCGTCGGGCTAAAGTACTTGAAAGCCTTCCATCTAAACGATAGCAAAGCCCCCTTTTCATCACACCGGGACCTTCACGAGAATATCGGACAGGGATTTCTTGGGTTGAGAGCGTTCCACAACGTGGTCAATGATGAGCGGTTACAGAACATCCCTATGGTGCTCGAGACACCTATTGAAGTCAAGGGACCGGACGGCAAAAAGACAGAAGACAAGAAGATTTGGGCGGATGAGATCAAGCTGCTCGAGTCGTTGATAGGGATGGATGCCGAGTCAAAGGAATTTAAAGATTTGGAGGTGGAGCTTCAGAAGAAGGGCGCGgcagagaggaagaggattcAGGAGCAGGTGGACAAGAAGGCTGACAAGGAtgccaagaaggcggcgccaaaagggaaaaaaggggccgctgctgctgcgaagaaaaagaagaagaccgaggaggaggcgtgTGATTCTTGTGGCGAGGAGAGCGAATAGAGGGGCCGGATAAAGTGTATAAAAAGTGTGTAAACTGAATATCTACCAAGAGGCataaaacaaaaacaaaaaaaggaagggggggggattaTCTGCCTCGACTGTGCATGTCTATCATGTACAACTGTATAACCACAAAGGCCAAACTTAAACCCTAATAACAAGAAAACAATACTCTCTCACACCCATAACAAAATAAACCCAATCGGTTGATGTGTTTCCTTCAACACACCATCTCTACCTCCGTCCCCTAgcccaaccctccaccctccccaacccccctctaAGTCCCAACCCCCGCTCCCCATTCTGctccaaccaaccctccatcctctccctataccccctcaaccccctaaCAAGCGGCatccgccccccctcctcccccccgacaAAATTCCCCGGATTCAACAACATCTCAAATAACCCCCCCCAGATCTCCGTCTGCCAATACCTCTTCAAGTTCTCCCTAATCCTATACCTCTTCCCTAAtccattcccatccctcaCCCCAACCGTCTCGATATACTtcccaaacaacaaacaaTGCACTATCCCCGCCACCCCAAAATACTCAATCTGCCACgtccacaacctcccctccctcacctcgtTACAGTCCTGACTCGTCGTCTTCCAATCAGCCACAAACTGAACATCATCCCTAAAATTCCTCATGTCGATCCCGCGCCCAAAATCAATCAACGTAATTCCCCGCGAGGCCCAACCCCCGTCACCCGAGGGTTGATACTTCGTCGACAGCGGTGTCTCATCACCGGGAAGGCGCAAGAGGCAATTGTCTGCTTTCAAGTCGCCATGCATGATCCCCTTGGCGTGAAGAGCCTCCACTGTGCGTAAGAGCTCAATAGTGAAAAACATGGCCAGCTGCTCGTCCATCACGCCCGAGGCTTCCCCGCGGAAGAGGTTGACCACATCCAGCAGCGTCCCGAAGGGGTGATACGGCAGGAATAAAAAGCATTCATCCTGGTAAAGGTGAAACTCCAACGCTAGAGACAACGAAGCCGTTGCCCTGTCGTGCGGACCGAGACGGTTGTGCGCCAGACGCATCATGTAAAACTCCCAAGGAGTAGGCGGGGACTCCATCTTGAGTGCCTCCTGCGGGTAACGCTTGTGATGGGCAGAGGCAAAACGCCCCTTGCCCATGATGGCGTTTTCGTTGTTttcgtcatcgtcggcgTCGGAATTATTCACCGAAGGGTGGGAGTTGTTAACGAGATATACCGGGGCAAAGGCTCCGGCGCCGAGTTCACGGCGGATGGCGTATTCCCTTTCTGTGCCGGGAAAGCGGAGGGTGACAGACGACCCAAAGTTGGAAGACTTGTCGCCTGTGCTGGAGCGGTTGCCGCCTTTGCCGATTGCTTTACAGTACTTTCTTATCTCGGCACTGCGGTCAGACTTCTCGCTGCGGTGGTCATAAAAGCCATCGTACGAAGTCAAGGGAGGCTGGATGTTCGATAAAATCTCGCCTCGGACAGCGGTGTCGACAGGATTGCACTGGGCATCCTTGATAATAGGCCCCTTGTTGTGGATAACGAGCGTCTTGGTTGCCTTGGGCGTCAGCACCTTGGTGGCAAGGGGCTTCGACGCCAACGCAGGTCTGGCCTTGGGAAGCAGCGGCTGAGGCACCTTGCCCTTGGGAAAGGcattctcatcctcaaacacACTCCGAGCCGGACTGCTGAGCGGTGTCAgatcttccccttcctcatcctcttcggcAATCATGTTCTTGTTGATCTGCCTCGACGGGGTCTTGCTGTGTAGCTCGTACCGACCCATATCAGCCGTGACATCAAGCGACATTTCCGTTCGTTCCGTGATGGGAGTCATGAATGGAAGACGGTTGTTAGCCGCCTCCACAGGATCCCTCCACGGTCGTCGTGTCGGCACATAGTCTTCAGGGGGTATAGGAACAAACATGGTCCTCGTTCTAGGAGGCTCATCCGGATGatcgtcctcttccccatcatgAGCATCGATCAAATCGTCCGACTGGTCTTGATGCTGCTTGTGTGATGATTCCGACCACACACTGGCAttttcatcaccatcaccatcgacatcaacctcttcttcctcctcctcctcctcctcctcctcctcctcctcctcctcctcctcctcctcatcgacaTCACTGGTTGAAATACGCCTGGTGCCATCACCCATGGTATAATCATCCGACTCATACCCCCTTTCGTCATCACTACCACCAACAGGCTTTACCGACTTGACTTCCGCATTGAAAATGTCGTAGATATCGTCCGTGGCCGCCTTGGTATGCAGAGTCATAGTCGGCTCACCGACAGactgcctcttcttcttcttcagcttcctcGGGCCCGAAGGAGAGTCAAAATTCGTTTGAACTGCTTCACCGTCAGCAAATTACGCCCTTACCAACAATCCCCAAAAATAAACCCACTTGTTTGCGTCTCATTCAattcctgcttcttctttctcctcatcgtcttctcccccttcggATAAATTGGCGCCCCATTCTCATCCAACCTAATCACATCCGCATGAATCGCCATCTTCTGCGGCTTTCCTCCCACATTCCCAGCCCCCGGGAAGCTATTCTCATCATTCATAAACAGCGTCGACtcatgctgctgctcatcCTCCCACTCAACATCCAGCCACCCCCTATTAGCCGCCCAAATCTCCTCAAAACTCTTCTCCGTCCCCGGCTCATCAGGCGTCGGATACACAGCCCTCAAGTCCACATatatcctctccctcttcccactcGCCGGATTCACAGTAACTTGAACCTTGGTATAGTCAATTCGAATGTGCGATTGTGATATCTGCTTGTCCATAGACTGAAGTACATAGAAACGCCAGCAACAAACGGCCCACAAATTAGTCCTAAATTGATCAACACTTTTGCTTATGTTGGAAAGTTACGGGGCAGGACCTACCGGATCTCTGAACACCGCCATCTTGGCCCCAGCACTAGGCGGTTTCTTTCCTCCCGCCTTCAGCGTCTCCCCAGCCCACGGCTTCGGCGCCATGGTgttctccttttttctttcggcCATCGACCCAATCGAGTCCCACCCCTTCGACTCCGGTCCACGAGAGGACATGGCCGACGGTTCCGGCGCAGCATCCGCATCCGAGAAAATCGCCAGCTTCGACTTCGCCGGCCTcgctcccccacccccaacaccactcgTCTGCCTCGGCGCCTGAGgatccctcaccaccggctcGGCAGCCCCAAAAGGATCAGCCCTCACCCCAAGCACCTTTCTCTGCGCCG
It contains:
- the BUB1 gene encoding protein kinase (EggNog:ENOG503NVH0; COG:D); its protein translation is MPDNDDSVNFDLIEGHKENIQSLPSGRSAKKLAQLFSPRGNPSSSPHPHLDDLKGENSRIKASFEQEIQNIDESDDPLDIWDRYVKWTLEAYPSAQNTKESGLLGVLERATRGLVNDRRYKQDGRYLRLWLWYVGWFMDNKREGYVFLSSKGIGEGLALFYEEYAGWLESVGRWAQAEEVYKLGIEREATPAARLLRKFGEFEQRRAAQEEGDGPSSPAIPAQRKVLGVRADPFGAAEPVVRDPQAPRQTSGVGGGGARPAKSKLAIFSDADAAPEPSAMSSRGPESKGWDSIGSMAERKKENTMAPKPWAGETLKAGGKKPPSAGAKMASMDKQISQSHIRIDYTKVQVTVNPASGKRERIYVDLRAVYPTPDEPGTEKSFEEIWAANRGWLDVEWEDEQQHESTLFMNDENSFPGAGNVGGKPQKMAIHADVIRLDENGAPIYPKGEKTMRRKKKQELNETQTIQTNFDSPSGPRKLKKKKRQSVGEPTMTLHTKAATDDIYDIFNAEVKSVKPVGGSDDERGYESDDYTMGDGTRRISTSDVDEEEEEEEEVDVDGDGDENASVWSESSHKQHQDQSDDLIDAHDGEEDDHPDEPPRTRTMFVPIPPEDYVPTRRPWRDPVEAANNRLPFMTPITERTEMSLDVTADMGRYELHSKTPSRQINKNMIAEEDEEGEDLTPLSSPARSVFEDENAFPKGKVPQPLLPKARPALASKPLATKVLTPKATKTLVIHNKGPIIKDAQCNPVDTAVRGEILSNIQPPLTSYDGFYDHRSEKSDRSAEIRKYCKAIGKGGNRSSTGDKSSNFGSSVTLRFPGTEREYAIRRELGAGAFAPVYLVNNSHPSVNNSDADDDENNENAIMGKGRFASAHHKRYPQEALKMESPPTPWEFYMMRLAHNRLGPHDRATASLSLALEFHLYQDECFLFLPYHPFGTLLDVVNLFRGEASGVMDEQLAMFFTIELLRTVEALHAKGIMHGDLKADNCLLRLPGDETPLSTKYQPSGDGGWASRGITLIDFGRGIDMRNFRDDVQFVADWKTTSQDCNEVREGRLWTWQIEYFGVAGIVHCLLFGKYIETVGVRDGNGLGKRYRIRENLKRYWQTEIWGGLFEMLLNPGNFVGGEEGGRMPLVRGLRGYRERMEGWLEQNGERGLGLRGGLGRVEGWARGRR
- the APN1 gene encoding DNA-(apurinic or apyrimidinic site) lyase (COG:L; BUSCO:EOG09262XMN; EggNog:ENOG503NTXB), yielding MPRQSARQAAQAKLTAEAIGRVEEKVVATKVSKAKSAASVVESKVEVNKRATTKRKVDYNEDKEDESVKSDVNDINDIKEEEDDEPSTKPAPKKRKTTTTSSKKTDDSMPLAARTPLNTLKLAMKIGAHVSAAGGVQNSITNASSIGANAFAIFLKPHRTWKYPPFSPETPSLFSSLLKTSTYTPDIILPHASYLINLAQPDKEKSTQAYSSFLDDLKRCDALGITLYNFHPGSTGGLPMSEACARIASHLNTAHKATKSVITVLENMCGSGNIIGSSFSDLATIISLVEDKSRVGVCLDTCHAFAAGYDIRSPEAYAKTMREFDEVVGLKYLKAFHLNDSKAPFSSHRDLHENIGQGFLGLRAFHNVVNDERLQNIPMVLETPIEVKGPDGKKTEDKKIWADEIKLLESLIGMDAESKEFKDLEVELQKKGAAERKRIQEQVDKKADKDAKKAAPKGKKGAAAAAKKKKKTEEEACDSCGEESE